Below is a window of Paenibacillus bovis DNA.
TTCCTCACCAATTTCGCGGTCTTCATTGGATACGGCTACTACTCCGTGGCTCGTTTGAAGTCCGATATGGTTGCCCGAAATACCTACAATCACTTCAGATATTTGAATGCCGACCATACGCTCTGCATGATCAACTGCATTTCGGATGGACTGCACGGTTTGATCAATATCAACGATCGCGCCCTTGCGAATTCCTTCCGAGTCGGCAGATCCAACTCCAATAATATTAAAGGTTCCATTGTTCATTTCCCCGATAATAGCACGAACTTTGGATGTACCGATGTCCAAACTAACAATGATGTCATTGTTGCTCAAGCCCTTGGCACCTCCTGTAAATTCCTGAATTAAAATAGTGCATTTCCGTTCTTCCGGGCTTGTTGCCTAAAAGCTGGAAACTCAATTTCCGAAAATCATTTTCCATAAAACGCTCTCTACATTAGTATTCCACATTTCATATGCTTTCCCTCTTTTTTCTGCAAACTTTTTGAGGTTCCGAAAAACGCTAAAAGTCTGGAGAAAAATGAAAGAGTTCACCGGGTACTTCAGAAAATTGTTAAGCCAGTATTAAAGTTTACAATTCTTTAATATCTATACAGCTTATTCTAGCATTTTTCTGACCCGGCAGAAAGTATTGCAGCCGTAACATCACCAAAAAGTATATTTTGCCAGAAAAAGATGTCAAAATCGTTACTGTGCGGGTACCTCTTCCGTCTGATCTTTAACGTCATCAGGATTGAAAGGCGTGTAGGCATCTGCTTCCAGCATGGTAATCACACCAGGTGGCTGCGTCTCGATAACCTGATTCAGGTATTCTACTTTGTCCGCGAGCAGCGATATGCTTGTAATCACTTCAAAACGTGAACGGGTATACATCATGATACGATCCGGGAACGAAGGCGTCGGTGAAGGAATAATCTCCGAGATATCCGATGTCAACTCACTCGGTATCGTCCCCAGTACTTTGCACAGCTGAACCTTTTGCGCTTCGTAGTCCGACCACTGGGTGAGGACGGGCTTTTCTACAGCTACACCGCGCGTGTCGGCACGTACCGAAGCTCCGCTCTGCAAAATAGCTGTCAATTGTCCGGACCCTGCCAATTCATAGGCCACAACAGGATACTCCTTGATCGTAACATCGACTTTACCAGGAAAATGCTTGGTGACTGTCGCACTCTCGATTGCAGGAATGCTCAACAGCCTTTCCTTGATCGTGTCCGTAGAAGTACCATAAAAAGCATTGCCTTTGGCCAGACGGGTCACTGACAGCAGATCTTCCTTGGATGTAAACGCGTTACCCTTGAAAGTAATCTCCGAGATTTTGCCCAGCGGTGAAAACCAGAACACAATTCCAAGTATCAAAAGAAA
It encodes the following:
- a CDS encoding cell division protein FtsQ/DivIB, which encodes MPKQKLVVLPKKESSAKSRPAAGRKLFGRKNRLIIVLSIFFLLILGIVFWFSPLGKISEITFKGNAFTSKEDLLSVTRLAKGNAFYGTSTDTIKERLLSIPAIESATVTKHFPGKVDVTIKEYPVVAYELAGSGQLTAILQSGASVRADTRGVAVEKPVLTQWSDYEAQKVQLCKVLGTIPSELTSDISEIIPSPTPSFPDRIMMYTRSRFEVITSISLLADKVEYLNQVIETQPPGVITMLEADAYTPFNPDDVKDQTEEVPAQ